The Chryseobacterium indicum genome includes a window with the following:
- a CDS encoding RNA polymerase sigma factor, whose amino-acid sequence MNKRKTNALAIEDFQEDNNVAFGVLYRKYFGYTRKFVLSNKGNSEDAEDVFQDALIILYEKLYDDDFKAYTCLANYVTGISKNLWLKKLRNRNFFVEMHESYYFENKEEINQAIENERDYYDKLNDYINKISSHCQNLIHDIFMKNKNMEEIQEKYKYSTKHNAQNQKHKCVEQIRKIKKDDNF is encoded by the coding sequence ATGAATAAAAGAAAAACAAATGCTTTAGCCATCGAAGATTTCCAAGAAGACAACAATGTTGCTTTTGGCGTTCTGTACCGGAAATATTTCGGCTACACCAGAAAATTTGTTCTTTCCAACAAAGGAAATTCTGAAGATGCAGAAGATGTTTTTCAGGACGCTTTAATTATTTTATACGAAAAATTATATGATGACGATTTCAAAGCCTACACTTGTCTTGCGAACTACGTTACCGGAATTTCCAAAAACCTTTGGCTGAAAAAATTGCGCAACCGAAACTTTTTTGTGGAAATGCACGAAAGCTATTATTTTGAAAACAAAGAAGAGATCAACCAGGCAATAGAAAACGAACGAGATTATTATGATAAACTTAATGATTACATCAATAAAATTTCTTCGCACTGCCAAAACCTCATCCACGATATTTTTATGAAGAATAAAAATATGGAAGAAATACAGGAAAAATACAAGTATTCCACCAAGCATAATGCACAAAATCAAAAGCATAAATGTGTGGAACAAATCCGGAAAATAAAAAAAGACGATAATTTTTAA
- the tilS gene encoding tRNA lysidine(34) synthetase TilS, translating to MLNLDHFKNQLKNIVDTPENRSYLLAVSGGADSMVLAHCFKDLAVRFQIAHINYKLRGEDSDLDQKTVEGFCEKNDVKFHLYKVSEKDQKPEHSIQLWARELRYEFFRNVQREENLEFLVTAHHLNDQLETFIINLSKAAGINGLSGIPANDNHILRPLLNFTKEEIYEFAEENNIEYREDLSNKKNDYLRNKIRNEIVPKLLETNDHFLENFRKSISYLNQTKDFVQQQIQEIENRISVINKEYKVLSKNKLNVESDFVKFEILKKYGFNQEEEIPKIFKAENGSSFFSNDYRLIVNYDELVISKKMENGEWKPEEQNDDEILLMENFDFSENQITFNLENIIEIEQINKSFEWEFDAQKIRFPLRLRKQKDGDEFFPAGFSGKKKVSKFFRDEKISILARQKIWLLTDREDSVLGIIPFRQDRNFIATKDTKKTLKIR from the coding sequence ATGCTGAACCTAGACCACTTTAAAAATCAGCTCAAAAATATTGTTGACACCCCCGAAAACCGAAGCTATCTTCTTGCGGTGAGCGGCGGCGCAGATTCTATGGTTTTAGCACACTGTTTTAAGGACTTAGCCGTTCGTTTTCAGATTGCCCACATCAATTATAAACTTCGGGGAGAAGACTCGGATCTTGACCAGAAAACGGTGGAGGGTTTTTGTGAGAAAAACGATGTTAAATTTCATTTATATAAAGTTTCAGAAAAAGATCAGAAGCCGGAACATTCTATTCAGCTTTGGGCTAGAGAACTGCGGTATGAATTCTTCAGAAATGTTCAAAGAGAAGAAAATCTGGAATTTCTTGTCACGGCGCATCATCTGAACGATCAACTGGAAACTTTCATCATTAATCTTTCGAAAGCAGCCGGAATTAATGGTCTGAGCGGAATTCCGGCAAACGACAATCATATTTTAAGACCTCTTTTAAATTTCACAAAAGAAGAAATCTACGAATTCGCAGAAGAAAATAATATTGAATATCGTGAAGATCTGTCTAATAAGAAAAATGATTATTTAAGAAATAAAATCCGAAACGAAATTGTTCCGAAACTTCTGGAAACCAACGATCATTTTCTGGAAAATTTCAGAAAAAGTATTTCTTATTTAAATCAGACCAAAGATTTTGTTCAGCAGCAGATTCAGGAGATCGAAAACAGGATTTCGGTTATTAACAAAGAATATAAAGTTTTATCTAAAAACAAGCTGAATGTAGAAAGTGATTTTGTAAAATTTGAGATTTTAAAAAAATATGGTTTCAATCAGGAAGAAGAAATTCCGAAAATTTTTAAAGCTGAAAACGGAAGCTCTTTTTTTTCAAATGACTATCGACTAATCGTCAATTATGACGAACTGGTTATAAGCAAAAAAATGGAAAACGGAGAATGGAAACCTGAAGAGCAAAATGATGATGAAATTCTTCTGATGGAAAATTTTGATTTTTCTGAAAACCAAATTACCTTTAATCTCGAAAACATCATTGAAATTGAGCAAATCAATAAAAGTTTTGAGTGGGAATTTGATGCTCAGAAAATTCGTTTCCCACTGCGTTTAAGAAAACAGAAGGACGGTGATGAATTTTTTCCCGCGGGATTCTCAGGAAAAAAGAAAGTTTCTAAGTTTTTTAGGGACGAAAAAATATCTATTTTAGCAAGGCAAAAAATCTGGCTTCTTACCGATCGCGAAGATTCCGTACTCGGAATTATTCCTTTCCGGCAGGATAGAAATTTTATTGCAACCAAAGACACAAAAAAAACACTGAAGATACGATGA
- a CDS encoding OmpA family protein, protein MKIFKILAVSAMVLGMTSCISKKQYDALSSNYKQCIENVGERQREIQELKSQNSALASENNLLKSQHDALKSSLDACLSNSGKSSANIDKLVGEINASNSYIKQLISSNAKNDSLNLALSNKLKRSLDNVADSDVQVKVLKGVVMISLSDKMLYKTGDYNVLPAAQEVLGKVAKVINDYDKYSVLIEGNTDNAPLSSPNLPKDNWDLSALRGTAVAKVLQTQFGVDPARITAGGRSEYNPKATNMSVSGRAENRRTEIIIMPKLDEFMKLMDITPKK, encoded by the coding sequence ATGAAAATTTTTAAAATTTTAGCAGTATCTGCAATGGTGTTGGGAATGACATCTTGTATCAGCAAAAAGCAGTATGATGCGTTAAGCTCAAATTACAAGCAATGTATTGAAAACGTAGGTGAAAGACAGAGAGAAATTCAGGAACTGAAGTCTCAGAATTCAGCTTTGGCAAGTGAAAATAATTTATTGAAAAGTCAGCATGATGCTTTGAAATCTTCATTAGATGCGTGTCTTTCGAACTCAGGGAAAAGCTCTGCGAATATCGACAAGCTGGTTGGAGAAATCAACGCGTCAAACTCTTATATCAAACAGCTGATCTCAAGCAATGCAAAAAACGACAGTTTGAATTTGGCATTATCCAACAAGCTGAAAAGATCATTGGATAACGTAGCAGACAGCGATGTTCAGGTGAAAGTTCTGAAAGGGGTGGTAATGATATCACTTTCAGACAAAATGTTGTACAAAACAGGAGATTACAACGTTTTACCTGCAGCTCAGGAAGTGTTAGGAAAAGTAGCTAAAGTAATCAACGATTACGATAAATATTCTGTTCTTATCGAAGGAAATACAGATAACGCTCCTTTAAGCTCTCCGAATTTACCAAAAGACAACTGGGATCTTTCTGCTTTAAGAGGAACGGCAGTTGCTAAAGTTCTTCAGACTCAGTTTGGAGTAGATCCTGCAAGAATTACAGCGGGTGGACGTTCCGAATACAATCCTAAAGCGACTAACATGAGCGTTTCGGGAAGAGCGGAAAACAGAAGAACAGAGATCATCATTATGCCTAAGCTTGATGAATTTATGAAACTTATGGATATTACTCCTAAGAAATAA
- a CDS encoding O-methyltransferase yields MSFFEEKLPEMDRYLETHASSEPEILRKLRRETYQKTTQPHMISGYQQGRLLTIISQMMRPENILEIGTFTGYATLCLATGMAKDGKITTLDVNEDLAYLPKKYFAESEYASQIHFKLQDAKEFLRETDEVFDLVFIDADKENYAEYFRLIKPRTKSGSVVMFDNVLWYGKVLEENPKQKSTQVIKELNDLIAKDDDFENLILPLRDGLNFLRRK; encoded by the coding sequence ATGAGCTTTTTTGAAGAAAAACTTCCTGAAATGGACAGGTATCTGGAAACACACGCTTCATCGGAACCTGAAATTCTGAGAAAACTAAGAAGGGAAACATATCAGAAAACCACACAGCCACACATGATTTCCGGTTATCAGCAGGGAAGACTGTTAACCATTATTTCGCAGATGATGCGCCCTGAAAATATTCTGGAAATAGGGACTTTTACCGGCTATGCAACGCTTTGTCTGGCAACGGGAATGGCGAAAGACGGAAAAATTACTACTTTGGATGTGAATGAAGATTTAGCGTACCTTCCAAAAAAGTATTTCGCGGAAAGCGAGTATGCTTCTCAGATTCATTTTAAGCTTCAGGATGCAAAAGAATTTTTAAGAGAAACCGATGAGGTTTTTGATCTGGTTTTCATTGATGCCGACAAAGAAAATTATGCAGAATATTTCAGATTAATAAAGCCAAGAACAAAATCGGGCTCGGTAGTAATGTTTGATAATGTTCTCTGGTACGGAAAAGTATTGGAAGAAAATCCGAAACAGAAATCTACGCAGGTCATTAAGGAACTGAATGATTTGATTGCAAAAGATGATGATTTTGAAAATCTTATTTTACCTTTGCGTGACGGGCTGAACTTTTTACGCAGAAAGTAA
- a CDS encoding C40 family peptidase gives MDKGICVVTVAPVRAEGSDRAEIVTEILFGESADILEVNKNWTRIKMHYDGYEGWMDTKQLKPVTDEYLAKRKVTVVTEDFSSVLMNDGKTLLSMGSEVEFPAVASRRSHDVRESIALTAKEFLNVPYLWGGKSFFAVDCSGFTQLVYKIHEIKLPRDASQQVEVGESLSFVEESQPGDLAFFENPEGKIIHVGIMLDNQRIIHASGKVRIDTLDSTGIFNKEMNKHTHKLRVIKSLL, from the coding sequence ATGGATAAAGGAATTTGTGTTGTTACGGTAGCTCCCGTTCGTGCAGAAGGTTCGGACAGGGCAGAAATTGTTACGGAAATATTGTTTGGGGAAAGTGCAGATATTCTGGAAGTGAATAAAAACTGGACCAGAATAAAGATGCATTATGACGGCTATGAAGGATGGATGGATACGAAGCAGTTGAAACCTGTAACAGACGAATATCTGGCTAAAAGAAAAGTAACCGTTGTAACTGAAGATTTCTCTTCTGTTTTAATGAACGACGGTAAAACGCTTCTTTCCATGGGTTCTGAAGTTGAATTTCCTGCGGTAGCATCAAGAAGAAGTCACGACGTGCGAGAAAGTATTGCTTTAACGGCAAAAGAATTTCTGAACGTTCCGTATTTGTGGGGTGGTAAAAGTTTTTTTGCGGTAGACTGTTCAGGTTTTACTCAGTTGGTTTACAAAATTCATGAGATAAAATTACCTAGAGACGCTTCGCAGCAGGTTGAAGTGGGAGAATCATTAAGCTTTGTTGAAGAAAGTCAGCCTGGAGATCTTGCGTTTTTCGAAAATCCGGAGGGAAAGATTATCCACGTCGGAATTATGCTGGATAACCAGAGAATTATTCATGCTTCCGGAAAAGTAAGAATCGATACGCTGGATTCTACAGGGATTTTCAATAAAGAAATGAACAAACATACCCATAAACTGAGAGTAATAAAAAGTTTGCTTTAA
- a CDS encoding DUF1648 domain-containing protein — protein MENILFTVFDIFNFGLLVFLWWFTVKHYKSLPQIIPIHFDFDGKADNFGSKKYAFLMPVVLTGLYFLFAFIVRDPESANYPVKITEENQDAQFMIMEIFIRWLFMMITLLFLNSQDYMFRYSVDENVKPRVPMSSAIFSVIGSLIILFVFVGIFK, from the coding sequence ATGGAAAATATTCTCTTTACGGTTTTTGATATTTTTAATTTCGGACTGCTTGTTTTTTTGTGGTGGTTTACGGTGAAACATTATAAATCACTGCCTCAGATTATACCCATTCATTTTGATTTTGACGGAAAAGCGGATAATTTCGGGAGTAAGAAATATGCCTTTCTAATGCCTGTCGTTTTAACCGGACTTTACTTCTTATTTGCTTTTATTGTGAGAGATCCGGAATCTGCTAACTATCCTGTTAAAATTACTGAAGAAAATCAGGATGCCCAGTTCATGATCATGGAAATTTTTATCAGATGGCTGTTCATGATGATCACATTGCTATTTTTAAACAGTCAGGATTATATGTTCCGGTATTCTGTTGATGAAAACGTAAAACCAAGAGTCCCGATGTCTTCGGCAATCTTTTCGGTGATTGGAAGTTTAATTATTTTGTTCGTTTTTGTAGGTATTTTCAAATGA
- a CDS encoding cupin domain-containing protein, which produces MIKSKNNSEHYIWGGSCDSWILKNDVHLSVKQEIMPSGTSEKLHFHHFAEQFFYILKGKAVFFIDGEKLSIKSGESITITPKSKHYIANESNEDLEFLVISSPSTDNDRINIK; this is translated from the coding sequence ATGATAAAATCTAAAAATAATTCCGAACATTATATCTGGGGAGGTAGCTGTGATAGCTGGATTCTGAAAAACGATGTCCATTTATCCGTAAAACAGGAAATCATGCCTTCCGGAACTTCAGAAAAGCTGCATTTTCATCATTTTGCAGAACAGTTTTTTTACATTTTAAAAGGCAAAGCCGTCTTCTTTATTGATGGTGAAAAGTTATCCATAAAAAGTGGCGAAAGCATTACCATCACACCAAAGTCTAAACATTATATTGCTAATGAATCGAATGAAGATCTGGAATTTTTAGTTATTTCCAGTCCTTCGACTGATAATGATAGAATAAACATTAAATAA
- a CDS encoding 3-deoxy-D-manno-octulosonic acid transferase, translated as MSFFYNIFIHLLIFGMKIFSLFNDKTKKGVEGRKESLEKVKSGFKTSDKVIWMHASSLGEYEQGLPVLEQLKERFADHKILVTFFSPSGFENVVKKKHIADVICYLPFDKKSAVKEFTDQFDVQLFFTVKYDYWYNLLAELKNKGAKTYVISALFYDRQSFFTSYGKWFVKQLQENIDWFFHQTQMSFALAKSIGLTKSSVTGDTRFDRVKQLRHLNNHVAFIKDFIGEDKTVVFGSSWQAEEKIALEVSQGSPYAKLIIAPHDLKRVSHLKQLFPEAILYSEINSGENFNSNILIIDSIGLLSKLYSYADIAVVGGGFHDAGLHNILEAVTFGVPVIFGNHYRKNPEADGLISADGGRSFENAGLAADFVLFLINNEDSLQAMSENAEKFVSEKPDSTELILQKILS; from the coding sequence ATGTCTTTCTTTTACAACATATTTATCCATCTGCTCATCTTCGGAATGAAGATTTTTTCTTTATTTAATGATAAAACTAAAAAAGGCGTTGAAGGCAGGAAAGAATCTTTAGAAAAGGTAAAATCTGGCTTTAAAACATCCGATAAAGTAATCTGGATGCACGCTTCAAGTCTTGGAGAATATGAACAGGGACTGCCTGTTTTGGAGCAACTGAAAGAAAGGTTTGCGGATCATAAAATTTTAGTTACCTTCTTTTCTCCATCCGGTTTTGAAAATGTGGTGAAAAAGAAACATATTGCGGATGTGATCTGTTATCTTCCTTTTGATAAGAAATCTGCTGTAAAAGAATTTACAGATCAGTTTGATGTTCAACTATTTTTTACGGTGAAGTATGATTACTGGTATAACCTTCTTGCGGAGCTGAAAAATAAAGGAGCGAAAACGTATGTAATTTCGGCTTTGTTCTATGATCGGCAATCATTTTTTACATCTTATGGGAAATGGTTTGTAAAGCAGCTTCAGGAAAATATCGACTGGTTTTTTCATCAGACGCAAATGTCCTTTGCTTTGGCTAAAAGCATTGGATTAACGAAATCTTCGGTAACAGGAGATACAAGATTTGACCGTGTAAAACAACTTCGGCATCTTAACAATCACGTCGCTTTTATTAAAGATTTTATTGGCGAAGATAAAACCGTGGTTTTCGGAAGTTCGTGGCAGGCGGAAGAAAAGATTGCGCTGGAAGTTTCGCAGGGAAGTCCGTACGCAAAATTAATTATTGCTCCTCATGATCTGAAGAGAGTTTCCCATTTGAAACAGCTTTTTCCGGAAGCCATTTTATATAGTGAGATTAATTCTGGCGAAAATTTTAACTCGAATATTTTAATTATCGACAGCATTGGTCTGCTTTCAAAGCTCTATTCTTACGCGGATATTGCAGTCGTGGGCGGAGGTTTTCATGATGCGGGACTTCACAATATTCTGGAGGCGGTAACTTTCGGTGTTCCTGTAATTTTTGGTAATCATTACAGGAAAAATCCTGAAGCAGACGGTCTCATTTCAGCCGATGGCGGAAGATCTTTTGAAAATGCAGGTCTGGCTGCAGATTTTGTTCTGTTTTTAATTAATAATGAAGATTCGCTTCAGGCGATGTCTGAAAATGCTGAAAAATTTGTCTCTGAAAAGCCTGATTCTACAGAACTGATTCTACAGAAAATTTTATCGTAA
- a CDS encoding deoxyuridine 5'-triphosphate nucleotidohydrolase, whose translation MEYSKEFKAALSNFSSVEKDRLIFRLLKKDKLLSKKLYFELIDPETTDNKRDAMEEIVSEKVLLASKYISNQKYFLGIIRKISAEITEHVKITTDKFGEVSLNLLLINKILEYNEDLSRQRFDNVYKLYLYIINKVVKALLLTQKLDVDYWMEIDEHLDNLKDKILENKYLSKLFINNGIDFNWLTSDKIPENFDQIIKDIKNQGFLR comes from the coding sequence ATGGAATATTCAAAAGAGTTCAAGGCTGCCCTGAGCAATTTTTCTTCTGTAGAAAAAGACCGCCTGATTTTCAGATTATTAAAAAAAGACAAACTTTTATCTAAAAAACTATACTTCGAACTTATTGATCCTGAAACTACAGATAACAAAAGGGATGCAATGGAAGAAATTGTTTCTGAAAAAGTTTTACTGGCATCAAAATACATCAGCAATCAGAAATATTTCCTTGGAATTATCCGTAAAATAAGTGCTGAAATTACAGAGCACGTAAAAATAACAACCGATAAGTTTGGAGAAGTTTCTCTTAATTTATTACTGATTAATAAGATTTTAGAATATAACGAAGATCTGAGCCGCCAGAGATTTGATAATGTTTACAAATTATATCTCTACATCATTAATAAAGTGGTAAAAGCCTTACTTTTAACCCAAAAACTGGATGTAGATTACTGGATGGAAATTGATGAGCATCTGGATAATTTAAAAGATAAAATCCTTGAGAATAAATACCTCTCTAAGCTTTTCATCAATAATGGGATCGACTTTAACTGGCTGACAAGCGATAAGATTCCGGAAAATTTTGACCAGATCATCAAAGACATTAAAAATCAGGGATTTTTACGATAA
- a CDS encoding glycosyltransferase family 2 protein gives MKDLVSIITPSYNSAEFIEETIHSVLNQTYENWEWLISDDRSKDDTVDLIRKYNDPRIKLHVLEKNGGAGNARNKSLERAEGRYIAFLDSDDFWYPEYLEEMIGFMDKNNAELVYCNYSRCDEHTMEPILKDFEADKIVTFSNLLKTCRLAPVSTMYDTKRVGKFFFPVKSKREDHVMWLNLLKKIPKGYPLNKTLAKYRMRENSVSRKKKNIIRDQYLVYKDFMGFSVTKSLYYTANWAFNGFLKYSKIFN, from the coding sequence ATGAAAGATTTAGTTTCAATAATTACCCCCTCCTACAATTCGGCGGAATTTATAGAGGAAACCATACATTCTGTACTCAATCAGACGTATGAAAACTGGGAATGGCTGATCTCGGACGACCGTTCTAAAGATGACACCGTTGATCTGATCCGAAAGTACAATGATCCCAGAATAAAATTACACGTTCTTGAAAAAAACGGCGGCGCAGGAAATGCACGAAATAAAAGCCTCGAAAGAGCAGAAGGACGCTATATCGCATTTCTGGATTCCGATGATTTCTGGTATCCCGAATATCTTGAGGAGATGATCGGGTTTATGGATAAAAACAATGCAGAATTGGTATACTGCAATTATTCCAGATGTGACGAACATACGATGGAACCGATTTTAAAAGATTTTGAAGCCGATAAAATCGTTACCTTTTCCAACCTGCTTAAAACCTGCAGACTGGCTCCTGTTTCTACCATGTACGACACAAAAAGAGTGGGAAAATTTTTCTTTCCTGTAAAAAGCAAACGCGAAGATCATGTAATGTGGCTGAATCTTCTGAAAAAAATCCCGAAAGGCTATCCGCTGAATAAAACACTCGCTAAATACAGGATGCGCGAAAACAGCGTTTCCAGAAAGAAGAAAAACATCATCAGAGATCAATATCTGGTGTATAAAGATTTCATGGGATTTTCCGTTACAAAGTCTTTATATTATACAGCAAACTGGGCATTCAACGGATTTTTAAAATATTCGAAAATTTTTAATTAA
- a CDS encoding acyltransferase family protein — protein MQDITKNNFDFIRVLLAFIVFLGHLGALSVSPELKFLEHSPIEVAVFGFFVVSGFLIARSYERSSSLKSYISKRIRRIVPAYLLVVFLCAILLSLVSSYSFREYFTNTQVYKYLFWNSIFLNFKAPWLPGVFGNQAVNGALWTLKIEMCYYFAVPLMFLLFGKNNKYRNISLIILYFLSLVYLNYFEHQGKISMAKQLPGTLSYFIPGMLIYFNFDKFIKYKNTLFIIAIATVWIDLFTDIQLFSPMMIGVIVLYIAYSFKFLNNFGKYGDFTYGIYIFHFPIIRTFTTLGLFKDYNPYVMAVVCMTVVIAVGVSSWHFYEKKFL, from the coding sequence ATGCAAGACATTACGAAAAACAATTTTGATTTTATCCGTGTTCTCCTCGCTTTTATCGTTTTTTTGGGACATCTTGGAGCTTTAAGTGTTTCTCCGGAGCTGAAATTTCTGGAGCACAGTCCTATCGAAGTTGCTGTTTTCGGATTTTTCGTAGTGAGCGGTTTTTTAATTGCAAGAAGTTATGAGCGTTCTTCCAGTCTCAAAAGCTATATAAGCAAAAGAATCAGGAGGATTGTTCCCGCTTATTTACTGGTTGTTTTTCTTTGTGCCATTTTACTCAGTCTTGTAAGCAGTTATTCTTTCAGGGAATATTTTACCAATACGCAGGTTTACAAATATCTTTTCTGGAATTCCATCTTTTTAAATTTTAAAGCACCTTGGCTTCCCGGAGTTTTCGGGAATCAGGCAGTGAACGGAGCACTCTGGACACTGAAAATAGAAATGTGCTATTATTTTGCGGTACCGCTGATGTTTTTACTGTTCGGAAAAAACAATAAATACAGAAACATCAGTTTAATCATCCTGTATTTCCTGTCCCTTGTTTATCTTAATTATTTTGAACATCAGGGGAAAATTTCAATGGCAAAACAACTTCCGGGAACTCTCTCCTATTTTATACCGGGAATGCTGATTTATTTTAATTTCGATAAATTTATTAAATACAAAAACACGCTTTTTATTATCGCTATAGCAACAGTGTGGATTGATTTATTTACAGATATTCAGCTTTTCTCTCCGATGATGATCGGGGTTATCGTTCTGTACATCGCGTATTCTTTTAAATTTTTAAATAATTTCGGAAAGTACGGCGATTTTACTTACGGAATTTATATCTTCCACTTCCCGATCATCAGGACTTTTACCACACTGGGATTATTTAAAGATTACAATCCTTACGTGATGGCTGTTGTATGCATGACGGTTGTTATTGCTGTTGGGGTAAGCTCATGGCATTTTTACGAGAAAAAATTTTTATAA
- a CDS encoding lipocalin family protein: MKKLALLFAGLSLFVATGCNNNDETVLEAPLVGVWQPVKKVVTVVATGQVPVSDGISFDTTCQKTSRWTFASGNGGKRTDMGDSATPGTCTPTFDRTFTYTYDKDSKAIQIKYQGIVQPDQGKIISISDTALNIMFEDKTDPTKFHSETYTFKRVTQ; this comes from the coding sequence ATGAAGAAATTAGCATTATTATTTGCAGGTTTATCATTATTTGTAGCGACAGGATGTAATAACAACGACGAAACGGTACTCGAGGCTCCGTTGGTAGGAGTTTGGCAGCCTGTGAAAAAAGTTGTAACTGTAGTTGCAACAGGGCAGGTTCCTGTTTCCGACGGTATTTCTTTTGACACAACTTGCCAGAAAACTTCAAGATGGACGTTCGCTTCCGGAAATGGAGGGAAGAGAACGGATATGGGAGACAGCGCAACACCGGGAACCTGCACGCCGACTTTCGACAGAACATTCACTTATACTTACGATAAAGACAGCAAAGCTATTCAGATAAAATATCAGGGTATCGTTCAGCCGGATCAGGGAAAAATCATAAGCATCAGCGATACTGCATTAAATATCATGTTTGAAGATAAAACAGATCCTACAAAATTCCATTCTGAAACCTATACATTCAAGAGAGTCACTCAGTAA